In the Mesorhizobium sp. M1D.F.Ca.ET.043.01.1.1 genome, TGACGCTTTCGGTCGACATCATGCATCGCCTCGGCGATTTCGCCGTCGAGGCGAATTTCGAAAGCGCCGGCCGGCTGACGGCGCTGTTCGGGCCTTCGGGTTCGGGCAAGTCGACGCTGATCAACCTGATTGCCGGGTTGATCCGGCCGCAGAAGGGGCGGATTGCCATCGACGGCCGCGTGCTGGTCGACACCGCCGCCGGCATGTTCGTGCCGATGCACAAACGGCGGATCGGCACGGTTTTCCAGGATGCTCGACTCTTCCCGCATATGAGCGTCGCCGGCAACCTGCGCTATGGCCGCTGGTTCACGCCGTCTGCCGAGCGCTACGCCAATATGGACGCGGTGGTTGAACTCCTCGGCATCGGCCATCTGCTCGACCGGCGGCCGGCGAAACTGTCGGGGGGCGAAAAGCAGCGCGTGGCGATCGGGCGTGCGCTGCTTGCCAGCCCGAAACTGCTGTTGATGGACGAGCCGCTTGCCTCGCTCGACGAAGCGCGCAAGGCCGAGATCCTGCCCTATATCGAGCGGCTGCGCGACGAGACGAAAATCCCCATCGCCTATGTCAGCCATTCCGTCGCCGAGGTGGCGCGGCTGGCGAGCGACGTGGTGGTTCTCTCGCAAGGCAAGGTCGCGGCTTTCGGCCCGACCGAGGCGATCATGCAGCGGCTCGACCTTTTGCCGGCGGAGGAGCGCGGCGAGGGTGGCGCGGTGCTCGACACCAGGGTGCTGCGTCACGACGAGGCTTTCGGCATGACTGTGCTCGGCTCGCCGGCCGGCGATATCCGCGTGCCGCGCCTGCCACGGCAAGCGGGGGCTCTGGTGCGGCTCCGCATCCGCGCTCGCGACGTCATGATCGCGACCGAACAGCCGGCGGGCCTCAGCGCGCTCAACATCTTGGGGGGAACGATCGCCGCGGTCAGGCCGGGCGTCGGGCCGACAGTGGAGATTGCCATCGATTGCAACGGTGCGATCGTTCTGGCGCGCATCACCGAACAGTCGAAACACACCCTTCGCCTCGCGCTCGGCCGCAAGGTCTTCGCGGTAATCAAGACGGTGAGCTTCGACAGCGCGACGACCGTTCCCGGATTGCCGGAAGAGGCTGATGGTTGACGAAAGGGCAATATCGCTATGTTGCTTTGGAATAGCGATATGGCGGCAGAGGGGGTAATCTCGACATGATTGCGGAGAACGAGAGATGCCATCGCTAAGCCTGCGGATAAATCTCGACCCCGACGGGCGAATTGGTCCGGGCAAGATCGAGTTGCTGGAGCAGATCGCCGCGTTCGGCTCGATCTCGGCCGCGGCGCGCGGCATGGAGATGTCCTACAAGCATGCCTGGGATCTGGTCGAGGACATGAACCGGGTGTTCGGCAAGCCGCTGGTCGCGGCGCAGACCGGCGGCAGGAAAGGCGGCGGCGCGCAGTTGACCGCGGTCGGCCTCGCCGTCGTCAGCCGCTTCAGGGCCATTGAGCGCGCGGCGGCTTCTGCGGCCGCGGTTCATATGCAGGCGTTGCAGGCCGAGATCGACGCCGGCTGACCGTGGCCTTTTGGAGCGCCTATTCTTCCGGTTCGCCGGGCTTGCGCAGCAGATAGGTATCCATGATCCAGCCCTTTTTCCGCCGGGCTTCCTCACGGACCCTTTCGATCTCGGGGCCGACATCGCCTAAGCGTCCGGAAATGATGATCTCGTCCGTCGTGCCGAGATAGGCGCCCCACTGGATTAAGACGTCCGGGTCGGCCAGCGTGCTGAAGGCGCACTTGCCGTCGAGCATGACCACCGCGCTCCCGGCGTTGGCCGGCAGCCCTTCTTCGGTCAGCCGCCGGCCGGTGGTGACGAGAATGGAATCGCCGATGCGGTTGAGCGCCGTCGCGTGGGATGCTGCCAGCGCCTGGATGGCGGTTATGCCTGGAATGACTTCGAGCTCGAAACCGACATTGCCTCTGTGGCGCACGCGCTCCAGGATGCGCAGCGCGCTGTCATAGAGCGAAGGATCGCCCCAGATCAGGAAGGCGCCGCAGCCGTCTTCGGTCAGCTCATCGCGGATCAACCCCTCATAGATCTCGGCAATCGCTTCGTGCCAGTCGTCGACCGTCACGCGATAGGACGATGTCGGGTCGGCGCGAACCGGCACGTCGAACTCGACGCGGCGCGATTGCGGGTTGGTGACGAAACGGTCGCAGATCTGCCGGCGGAGCTCGGCGAGATCGTTCTTCTTGGCGCCCTTATCAGGAATGAACAGCACGTCGGCCCGGTTCAGGCCGTTGATCGCCTGTACGGTCATGTGTTCGGGATTGCCGGCGCCGATGCCGATGACGAGAAGCTTGCGCATGAAAGCTTCTCCTGCCTGATCGGGCAGCCGGTGTCCAGACGGCGCAGGCAGCCAGAACGCAAAGGACTTTGAAACGCAGTCCATCGTTTGGCAGAAACGCTGAACTGCCCTAGCTAGTTTTCGTGGAATTGCTCTAGATGGAAGCGCGCATCGGGGTGGTCCCGGTATTGCCGTCGAGAGGGGGATTCATGTTCCGCACTATCCTCACCGCAGCGTTGGCTTTTTTGGCCGCGCCGGCCTTCGCTAACGATTCCGTCGCCGAACTGGGTACCGGCGGGCTGATCCTGTCGCGCAGCGACGCCGTCGCCATGGAAAGCGAGAACCTTTTCATCTCGCCGGAGAAGGTGACCGTCGACTACGTCTTCCGCAACAACACCGACAAGGACGTCAGCGCCATCGTTGCCTTCCCGATGCCGGATATCGAGGGCGATCCGAACGAGATGCCGGCGCTTCCGGAAGCGCAGAGCGACAATTTCCTCGGCTTCGAGGTGACGATCGACGGCATCGACGCGAAGCCGCAGCTCGAACAGAAGGCGTTTGCGCTGGGCATCGACATCACCGCCGACCTCAAGGCGCAGGGCGTGCCGCTCTATCCCTTCGGCGACGCGGCCAAGGCGGCGCTGGCCAAACTGCCCAGGGATGTCGCCGAGGACTGGGAAAACCGCGGCATCGTCATCGAGGACACCGCCGATGACGGCTCGGGCATGCAAACCGCCTACGCGCCGTTCTGGCAGTTGCGCTCGACCTATTGGTGGCGCTCGACCT is a window encoding:
- the modC gene encoding molybdenum ABC transporter ATP-binding protein gives rise to the protein MTLSVDIMHRLGDFAVEANFESAGRLTALFGPSGSGKSTLINLIAGLIRPQKGRIAIDGRVLVDTAAGMFVPMHKRRIGTVFQDARLFPHMSVAGNLRYGRWFTPSAERYANMDAVVELLGIGHLLDRRPAKLSGGEKQRVAIGRALLASPKLLLMDEPLASLDEARKAEILPYIERLRDETKIPIAYVSHSVAEVARLASDVVVLSQGKVAAFGPTEAIMQRLDLLPAEERGEGGAVLDTRVLRHDEAFGMTVLGSPAGDIRVPRLPRQAGALVRLRIRARDVMIATEQPAGLSALNILGGTIAAVRPGVGPTVEIAIDCNGAIVLARITEQSKHTLRLALGRKVFAVIKTVSFDSATTVPGLPEEADG
- a CDS encoding winged helix-turn-helix domain-containing protein, with protein sequence MPSLSLRINLDPDGRIGPGKIELLEQIAAFGSISAAARGMEMSYKHAWDLVEDMNRVFGKPLVAAQTGGRKGGGAQLTAVGLAVVSRFRAIERAAASAAAVHMQALQAEIDAG
- the cobF gene encoding precorrin-6A synthase (deacetylating), which encodes MRKLLVIGIGAGNPEHMTVQAINGLNRADVLFIPDKGAKKNDLAELRRQICDRFVTNPQSRRVEFDVPVRADPTSSYRVTVDDWHEAIAEIYEGLIRDELTEDGCGAFLIWGDPSLYDSALRILERVRHRGNVGFELEVIPGITAIQALAASHATALNRIGDSILVTTGRRLTEEGLPANAGSAVVMLDGKCAFSTLADPDVLIQWGAYLGTTDEIIISGRLGDVGPEIERVREEARRKKGWIMDTYLLRKPGEPEE
- a CDS encoding DUF4424 domain-containing protein codes for the protein MFRTILTAALAFLAAPAFANDSVAELGTGGLILSRSDAVAMESENLFISPEKVTVDYVFRNNTDKDVSAIVAFPMPDIEGDPNEMPALPEAQSDNFLGFEVTIDGIDAKPQLEQKAFALGIDITADLKAQGVPLYPFGDAAKAALAKLPRDVAEDWENRGIVIEDTADDGSGMQTAYAPFWQLRSTYWWRSTFPANKEVHVSHRYKPSVGGTSSVSFYYDGKFQGQYDSYKTRYCMDQAFENAVRKAAKENPDGYPKYFESRIAYILTTGGNWASGSIGNFKLTIDKGNARNLVSFCGDNVRKVGPTTFEMTAKDFYPERNIDILLLEPSDNGGSGG